One Peribacillus simplex NBRC 15720 = DSM 1321 genomic region harbors:
- the yfmF gene encoding EF-P 5-aminopentanol modification-associated protein YfmF, which produces MSIASDTITEKSGYKLHVVRTDKYKTNTLVLKMKAPLTKEDVTYRALLPYVLQSNTSKYPTTPELRSYLDDLYGAGFYVDVAKKGEYQIISFTIDIVNEKFLSDSTPLLEKAFGLLSEVIFNPKKNGEAFDSKTVSNEIRSLKQRIQSISDDKMRYSATRLVEEMCKNEPYALEASGNLQDLETITPESLFAYYKKMLTEDEIDLYVIGDIDESEVEALADKYVSLQERVPVRLPSKTGKVVEKEKEIIENSDVKQGKLNIGYRTQVAYGDPDYYALQLFNGIFGGFSHSKLFINVREKASLAYYAASRLESHKGLLMVMAGIENANYKQALDIIHAQMKEMKQGNFSEEELAQTKAVVKNQLLETIDVSRGLVEILYHNVVSGQDISLDEWFAKTEQTTKEEIIAVGQKIQLDTIYFLTEAEVQG; this is translated from the coding sequence ATGTCTATTGCTTCCGATACAATTACGGAAAAAAGCGGCTACAAGCTTCATGTGGTCCGGACGGATAAATATAAAACGAATACTCTAGTGCTGAAGATGAAAGCCCCGTTGACAAAAGAGGACGTTACATATCGTGCATTGCTGCCATATGTATTACAAAGCAATACAAGTAAATATCCTACAACACCCGAGCTTCGATCTTATCTTGATGATTTATATGGAGCAGGGTTTTATGTCGATGTAGCTAAAAAAGGAGAATATCAAATCATAAGTTTTACGATCGATATCGTAAATGAAAAATTCCTTAGTGATTCAACCCCGCTTCTCGAAAAGGCTTTTGGGCTATTATCAGAGGTGATCTTTAATCCGAAGAAGAACGGCGAAGCCTTTGACTCTAAAACGGTTTCCAATGAAATCCGTTCTTTAAAACAGCGGATTCAATCCATTTCCGATGACAAAATGCGATATTCAGCTACACGCCTTGTAGAGGAAATGTGCAAAAACGAACCATATGCTTTAGAAGCGAGCGGTAATCTTCAAGACTTGGAAACGATAACTCCAGAGTCCCTTTTCGCCTATTATAAAAAAATGCTGACTGAGGATGAAATCGATTTATATGTAATCGGTGACATCGATGAATCGGAAGTGGAGGCTCTAGCTGACAAGTATGTGTCGTTGCAAGAACGTGTGCCTGTGAGACTGCCAAGTAAGACGGGCAAGGTAGTGGAGAAGGAAAAAGAAATCATTGAGAATTCGGATGTGAAACAAGGGAAATTGAATATCGGTTATCGAACCCAAGTTGCATACGGTGATCCGGATTATTATGCTCTTCAGCTATTCAATGGGATTTTTGGTGGCTTTTCACATTCGAAACTTTTCATTAATGTCAGGGAGAAAGCCAGCCTTGCTTATTATGCAGCTTCAAGGCTCGAAAGTCATAAAGGACTTTTAATGGTCATGGCCGGCATTGAAAATGCCAACTACAAACAGGCATTGGATATCATTCATGCACAAATGAAGGAAATGAAGCAAGGGAACTTTTCCGAAGAAGAATTGGCACAGACAAAGGCGGTTGTTAAGAACCAACTCCTTGAAACCATTGACGTTTCGAGAGGACTTGTGGAAATTTTATATCATAATGTGGTTTCCGGGCAGGATATATCACTCGACGAGTGGTTTGCAAAAACAGAGCAGACCACAAAGGAAGAAATCATTGCAGTTGGTCAAAAGATTCAGCTTGATACGATTTATTTCCTAACGGAAGCGGAGGTGCAAGGGTAA